One genomic window of Agarivorans sp. Alg241-V36 includes the following:
- a CDS encoding ABC transporter ATP-binding protein — MAEIQLKSLAHSYDKQADQPQYAIREMNHVWQKGGAYALLGPSGCGKSTLLNIISGLLEPSDGEVLFDGVRVNDIPPQERNIAQVFQFPVVYDTMTVFDNLAFPLRNMGASKAKVQSKVGEIAEILDLTAVLNKKAANLSADEKQKVSMGRGLVRDDVSAILFDEPLTVIDPHLKWKLRRKLKQIHEQFNITMVYVTHDQLEASTFADKIAVMYNGQVVQFGTPRELFEQPNHTFVGYFIGSPGMNLMEVERCEQGVCFGEQSIALSEQELNAVNSSQSNNLKVGIRPEFVHVWDKPNGDAYQAEVLFVEDLGTYKIVSLQLGDQVIKARLQEDQKVPHQTAYISFPEQWLMLYIDEYLVAKEDNHD; from the coding sequence ATGGCTGAGATCCAACTAAAATCCTTAGCGCATAGTTACGACAAGCAGGCCGATCAGCCCCAGTATGCGATTCGAGAAATGAACCACGTTTGGCAAAAGGGCGGTGCATATGCCTTGCTAGGGCCATCGGGTTGTGGCAAATCTACTTTGCTAAATATTATCTCTGGCTTGCTTGAACCATCCGACGGCGAAGTATTGTTTGACGGTGTTCGAGTAAACGACATTCCGCCGCAAGAGCGCAACATTGCTCAGGTGTTCCAGTTTCCTGTGGTGTACGACACCATGACGGTATTTGATAACTTAGCCTTCCCGCTACGCAACATGGGCGCTAGTAAGGCCAAAGTGCAGTCTAAAGTGGGCGAGATTGCCGAAATCCTAGACCTTACCGCGGTGCTTAATAAAAAGGCCGCCAACCTAAGCGCCGATGAAAAACAAAAAGTATCGATGGGTCGCGGCTTAGTGCGTGACGACGTATCGGCGATTTTGTTTGATGAGCCGCTCACGGTGATTGACCCCCACCTTAAGTGGAAGTTGCGCCGCAAGCTCAAGCAAATTCACGAGCAGTTCAATATTACCATGGTCTACGTTACCCATGATCAGCTCGAAGCCTCTACCTTTGCCGACAAAATTGCGGTGATGTACAACGGCCAAGTGGTGCAGTTTGGCACGCCTCGAGAGCTATTCGAGCAGCCCAACCATACCTTTGTGGGTTACTTCATTGGCAGCCCCGGCATGAACTTAATGGAAGTAGAACGCTGTGAGCAAGGTGTGTGTTTTGGCGAGCAAAGCATTGCCTTAAGCGAGCAGGAATTAAACGCAGTTAACAGCAGCCAATCTAATAACTTAAAAGTGGGAATTCGCCCTGAGTTTGTTCATGTGTGGGACAAACCTAATGGCGATGCCTATCAAGCAGAGGTGCTGTTTGTAGAAGACTTAGGCACCTACAAAATTGTTAGCTTGCAGCTGGGCGATCAGGTAATTAAAGCGCGCTTGCAAGAAGACCAAAAAGTGCCTCACCAAACCGCCTATATCAGCTTTCCCGAGCAGTGGTTGATGCTCTACATCGACGAATACTTGGTGGCCAAGGAAGATAATCATGATTAA
- a CDS encoding ABC transporter ATP-binding protein — translation MSLTLENVTRMVDGQYYINQATLNFEPGSFNVLLGRTLSGKTSLMRLMAGLDKPNTGRVLMNGLDVTGVSVQERNVSMVYQQFINYPNMTVYDNIASPLRLANESETTIKKRVMETAEMLRITPFLSRLPLELSGGQQQRTAMARALIKDADIILFDEPLVNLDYKLREELRQEMRELFAQRNTIAVYATTEPNEALALGGTTTILHEGKVIQSGPTADTYHSPCNVTAAALFNEPPINLITGKMSATEVTFDDKVHFPLNADLKALGEGSYQFGIRPSHLSLLPKNDDDLEISVQVELAEISGSETFLHVRNEHFQLVLHLSGVHSYHVDEKIKIYVPTHKLHVFDHAGELIQASSRRIEDHYHG, via the coding sequence ATGTCACTGACATTGGAAAACGTAACACGGATGGTCGATGGCCAGTATTACATTAACCAAGCCACCCTCAATTTTGAGCCCGGCTCGTTTAACGTATTGCTTGGCCGCACCTTGTCAGGCAAAACCAGTTTAATGCGGCTAATGGCCGGATTAGACAAACCAAACACCGGCCGAGTATTAATGAATGGCCTAGACGTAACCGGTGTATCGGTGCAAGAGCGAAATGTATCGATGGTCTACCAGCAGTTCATTAACTACCCCAATATGACGGTATACGACAACATTGCTTCGCCCTTGCGCTTGGCTAATGAGTCGGAAACCACCATTAAAAAACGGGTGATGGAAACTGCAGAAATGCTGCGCATTACGCCTTTTTTATCTCGCCTACCTTTGGAGCTTTCTGGTGGTCAGCAGCAGCGTACTGCCATGGCCAGAGCGCTGATTAAAGACGCCGATATCATCTTGTTTGACGAGCCCTTAGTTAACTTAGATTACAAGTTACGCGAAGAACTACGCCAAGAAATGCGCGAGCTGTTTGCTCAGCGCAATACCATTGCGGTGTACGCTACAACCGAACCTAATGAGGCACTTGCCTTAGGCGGCACCACCACTATTTTGCACGAAGGCAAAGTAATTCAAAGTGGGCCAACCGCAGATACCTATCACTCGCCCTGCAATGTTACCGCCGCAGCCTTGTTTAATGAGCCACCCATTAACCTGATTACCGGAAAGATGAGTGCCACCGAAGTGACCTTTGACGACAAAGTGCATTTCCCGCTAAATGCCGACTTAAAAGCCTTAGGCGAAGGGTCTTATCAATTTGGCATTCGCCCCAGCCATTTAAGTCTGTTACCTAAAAATGACGATGATTTAGAAATATCAGTTCAGGTTGAGCTGGCAGAAATCTCCGGCTCCGAAACCTTCTTGCATGTACGTAACGAGCACTTTCAATTAGTGCTGCATCTGTCTGGGGTTCATTCCTACCACGTCGACGAGAAAATCAAAATATACGTACCCACTCATAAGCTGCACGTATTCGACCATGCCGGAGAGCTTATTCAGGCTTCAAGCCGCCGTATAGAGGATCATTATCATGGCTGA
- a CDS encoding sigma-54-dependent Fis family transcriptional regulator — translation MSEKSQWYLEHEALIKHSWQRCRDSGLTHHSEPNVEHKSAGDLSCLLEQHHQLLETTHHQVLPYYENLLSNSNSQVMLADHQGYVLKSWGEQRFKQQHQEIFSPGTGWQEPVLGTNAIGTALKTGSVVQIHHDEHFLVANRFMTGSAAPIYGVDREMVGVIDISSDTYLPESHTLGMVKIMSQAVENQLIISHFNSEHFLLRFNTSPENIDSQWSALVVFDETGLVISANRRAELVLATDLKLVNISELFEISVNQLVNQPESFQIPLITRQQFRVHGILHKPKQAKPRVLDFRTLLKPEQNRPQHVSEKQAFLLDDLNLGDPVMAKAVAQSKRIVDKEIPILIRGETGVGKEVFVKALHHSSLRSKQNMVTVNCAAIPQELVESELFGYEKGAFTGSSNKGYIGLIRKADKGTLFLDEIGDMPLNVQARLLRVLQERRVNPLGSTESYPVDFKLVSATNRNLKDDVEAGSFRQDLYYRVSGLNIELPALRHRSDRQHLIQFLLNYYAEAPQDSLITERAMHSFCQHPWPGNIRQLVSVIQIAQAMSDNQAIDLQHLPDDFFADLDGQTSNVEPIAVSTPQPTGEAEQPKPACSDDIVAIYQSLSCNISKTAQQLGISRNTVYKRLRESGYK, via the coding sequence ATGAGCGAAAAGTCACAGTGGTATTTAGAACATGAAGCGCTAATTAAGCACTCTTGGCAGCGCTGCCGAGACTCTGGCTTAACCCATCATAGTGAGCCAAACGTAGAGCATAAGTCTGCGGGGGATTTGTCATGTCTGCTGGAACAGCATCATCAATTATTAGAAACCACCCATCATCAAGTACTGCCCTACTACGAGAATTTGCTCAGTAATAGCAACAGCCAAGTGATGCTGGCCGACCACCAAGGCTATGTATTAAAAAGCTGGGGAGAACAACGTTTTAAGCAGCAACATCAAGAAATATTCTCACCGGGCACTGGCTGGCAAGAACCGGTGTTAGGCACCAACGCCATTGGCACTGCCTTAAAAACTGGCAGCGTGGTGCAAATTCATCATGACGAGCATTTTTTGGTGGCGAACCGCTTTATGACTGGTTCGGCTGCACCTATCTATGGGGTAGATAGGGAAATGGTAGGTGTAATTGATATCTCGAGCGATACCTACTTACCGGAATCTCATACCCTTGGCATGGTGAAAATCATGTCGCAAGCGGTTGAAAATCAGCTAATAATTTCTCACTTTAATAGTGAACACTTTCTGCTGCGTTTCAACACCAGCCCAGAAAACATCGATAGCCAGTGGTCGGCGCTGGTTGTATTTGATGAAACCGGCTTGGTGATCTCGGCCAATCGCCGCGCGGAGTTAGTTCTAGCCACCGACTTAAAGCTGGTGAACATTAGCGAGCTATTTGAAATTAGTGTTAACCAGTTAGTTAATCAACCAGAGAGTTTTCAAATCCCCTTAATCACTCGCCAGCAATTTAGAGTGCACGGTATTTTGCATAAACCCAAACAAGCCAAACCGCGTGTTTTAGATTTTAGAACTTTGCTTAAGCCTGAACAAAATAGGCCACAACACGTCTCGGAGAAACAGGCATTTTTGCTGGATGATCTTAATTTGGGCGATCCGGTAATGGCTAAAGCGGTAGCGCAAAGCAAACGTATTGTAGATAAAGAAATCCCGATTCTAATTCGTGGCGAAACCGGCGTAGGTAAAGAGGTATTTGTAAAAGCACTGCATCACTCAAGCCTGCGAAGCAAGCAGAACATGGTGACAGTAAACTGCGCTGCGATTCCCCAAGAGTTGGTGGAGTCGGAGCTATTTGGTTATGAAAAAGGCGCGTTTACGGGCTCTAGCAACAAAGGCTATATAGGGCTGATCCGTAAGGCAGACAAAGGTACCTTATTCTTAGACGAGATTGGCGATATGCCCTTAAATGTTCAGGCACGCTTATTAAGAGTATTGCAAGAACGCAGGGTTAACCCATTGGGTAGCACCGAGTCTTATCCAGTAGACTTTAAGTTGGTTTCTGCCACCAATAGAAACCTAAAAGATGATGTTGAAGCCGGCAGTTTTCGCCAAGATTTATATTATCGGGTGAGTGGCTTAAACATCGAGTTACCGGCACTTCGTCATCGTAGTGACCGCCAACACCTCATCCAGTTTTTACTTAACTACTATGCCGAAGCACCGCAAGATTCCTTGATAACCGAGCGCGCAATGCACAGCTTTTGCCAACACCCATGGCCGGGTAACATTCGCCAGCTAGTTAGCGTAATCCAAATCGCTCAGGCTATGTCTGACAATCAAGCCATCGATTTACAGCACCTACCCGACGACTTCTTTGCCGACCTTGATGGCCAAACTAGCAACGTAGAGCCTATTGCTGTCAGCACTCCTCAACCTACTGGCGAAGCCGAGCAGCCAAAACCAGCCTGTAGTGATGACATTGTGGCCATCTACCAATCCTTGTCTTGCAACATCTCCAAAACCGCTCAACAACTGGGTATTAGCCGAAACACCGTATATAAGCGCTTACGCGAGTCAGGCTACAAGTAG
- a CDS encoding heme-binding protein: MDITFDLASALNAQALRLAEEKQVSIAVAVVDAHGELVSFSRMNNVAFHAAVLAQNKAYTAARDRQPTANLAAWAKETGKDMGYWTDSRFTGIQGGVPIYQDGNVIGAIGISGMSEQDDAALAQAAIDAMV, translated from the coding sequence ATGGATATTACTTTTGATTTAGCCAGTGCTTTAAATGCCCAAGCATTACGTTTAGCCGAAGAAAAACAAGTGAGTATTGCTGTAGCTGTGGTTGATGCTCACGGCGAGTTAGTGAGCTTTTCACGAATGAATAATGTTGCGTTTCATGCAGCGGTGCTAGCCCAGAACAAAGCGTACACCGCAGCGCGTGATCGCCAACCTACAGCTAACTTAGCGGCATGGGCAAAAGAAACCGGCAAAGATATGGGCTATTGGACCGATTCACGCTTTACCGGTATTCAAGGTGGAGTACCCATTTACCAAGATGGTAATGTGATTGGCGCTATTGGCATTAGTGGCATGAGTGAGCAAGACGATGCTGCTCTCGCTCAAGCCGCAATAGATGCTATGGTATAA
- a CDS encoding SDR family oxidoreductase: MNKVALITGSSRGIGAASALLLAQKGYAVCINYKQNQAAANTLLKQIHALGVPAIAYAADVSQEQQVDDLFTAIDLQLGPITALVNNAAILLPQSPLVDMNQGRVNQLLTTNVTSAFLCCKYAIKRMGTSYGGAGGAIVNVSSAAARIGSPFEYIDYAASKGAIDTLTKGLSVELAEQKIRVNGVRPGFINTDMHADGGEPNRLERIRSSIPMQRGGQPDEVAEAICWLLSEQASYVTGSIVDVAGGR, from the coding sequence ATGAATAAGGTTGCACTGATCACCGGTTCTAGTCGTGGCATTGGCGCTGCTAGCGCTTTACTGCTGGCGCAAAAGGGCTACGCCGTTTGTATTAACTACAAACAAAACCAAGCAGCTGCCAACACTCTACTTAAGCAAATACATGCTTTAGGTGTGCCGGCGATTGCTTACGCTGCTGATGTAAGCCAAGAACAGCAAGTTGATGACTTGTTTACTGCCATTGACCTGCAATTGGGCCCGATAACTGCCTTAGTCAACAACGCTGCCATATTGCTACCACAAAGCCCTTTGGTGGATATGAACCAAGGCCGCGTCAATCAGTTACTCACGACTAACGTAACCAGCGCGTTTTTGTGCTGCAAATATGCGATTAAGCGCATGGGCACCAGTTACGGTGGTGCTGGAGGGGCCATTGTTAATGTATCTTCGGCCGCGGCTCGCATAGGCTCCCCCTTCGAATATATTGATTATGCCGCCAGCAAGGGGGCAATAGATACACTCACTAAAGGACTGTCTGTAGAATTGGCAGAGCAAAAGATTAGGGTTAATGGGGTGCGACCGGGCTTTATTAATACCGATATGCATGCCGATGGCGGTGAACCTAATAGATTAGAGCGCATCCGCAGCTCCATTCCAATGCAGCGCGGCGGCCAGCCCGACGAAGTTGCCGAGGCCATTTGCTGGCTGCTTTCAGAACAAGCTTCTTATGTCACGGGTAGCATTGTCGACGTCGCTGGCGGGCGATAG
- a CDS encoding PAS domain-containing methyl-accepting chemotaxis protein: MPSGSSLTGNERKMVEHQHIVSTTDPRGVITYANQDFVDISGYSNDELVTHGHNIVRHPAMPKAAFKMLWDRVESGKPWMGIVNNRCKNGDNYWVDAFVTPMLSSKGEIEGYQSVRVKPNAEAVLRADRLYQRINEGQAPISRMERGLNILSRYSLSFALPSLLVLALCLFNSVLSLGGGLIAALVIIGLSILLAAMLSASIRSLAASSKQTIDDPVAQWIYTGRCDELGQLQLANILLDHQQQTLIWRVSDSAQQLDKVAAQASSATEGVYTDMDSQQNEVEQVASAIGQMASSVEEVSSSVQQTVEQTSQADQQVRQGHQEVNETITQINLLAKEIDTASEVIASLAQESEQIGSFVTVIQGIAEQTNLLALNAAIEAARAGEQGRGFAVVADEVRTLASRTQSSTEEIQSIVATLQSGAERAVKVMQQGSSAAQGSVEQAANAGDAIMKITQTVEQIRGRISQIANATEEQASVASEIGGNVSAISQQTQQTLQRCQHTSEANHLLAEQSGKLRAMVELFAR; the protein is encoded by the coding sequence ATGCCTAGCGGAAGCTCTCTTACCGGAAATGAGCGCAAGATGGTTGAACATCAACACATCGTTTCAACTACCGATCCTCGAGGCGTAATTACCTACGCCAATCAAGACTTTGTCGATATTAGTGGTTATAGCAATGATGAATTAGTCACTCACGGACACAATATTGTTCGTCACCCTGCAATGCCTAAAGCGGCTTTCAAGATGCTTTGGGATAGGGTTGAAAGCGGCAAACCTTGGATGGGAATTGTAAATAATCGCTGTAAAAACGGAGACAATTACTGGGTGGATGCTTTTGTCACTCCGATGCTCTCTAGTAAAGGGGAGATTGAGGGTTACCAGTCGGTGAGGGTAAAACCTAATGCCGAGGCAGTGCTACGTGCAGATCGTCTATATCAACGCATCAATGAGGGGCAGGCTCCTATTTCTCGCATGGAACGCGGGCTGAATATTTTAAGCCGTTACAGTTTAAGCTTTGCCTTACCTAGTTTATTGGTGTTAGCACTTTGCCTGTTTAACTCAGTACTCTCTTTAGGTGGTGGGCTAATCGCAGCCTTGGTGATTATAGGGCTAAGCATTTTGTTAGCCGCTATGCTTAGTGCGTCTATTCGTAGCTTGGCGGCCAGCAGTAAACAAACTATTGATGATCCCGTGGCGCAATGGATTTACACCGGGCGCTGCGATGAATTAGGGCAATTACAATTGGCTAATATTCTATTGGATCACCAACAACAAACCTTAATTTGGCGAGTTAGTGATTCGGCGCAGCAATTGGATAAAGTGGCTGCTCAGGCATCGAGCGCAACCGAGGGTGTATACACCGATATGGACTCGCAACAGAATGAAGTTGAGCAAGTGGCAAGTGCCATTGGCCAAATGGCGAGCAGCGTTGAAGAGGTCTCATCTAGCGTGCAACAAACGGTAGAGCAAACCAGCCAAGCCGATCAGCAGGTGCGTCAAGGCCACCAAGAAGTGAATGAGACCATCACACAAATTAACCTGCTGGCTAAAGAAATTGATACCGCTAGTGAAGTGATTGCTTCGCTGGCTCAAGAAAGTGAGCAAATTGGCTCATTTGTCACGGTTATTCAAGGCATTGCCGAACAAACCAATTTACTGGCTTTAAATGCTGCCATCGAGGCAGCAAGAGCGGGAGAGCAGGGGAGAGGTTTTGCCGTGGTGGCAGATGAAGTAAGAACCTTAGCCAGTCGCACGCAAAGCTCAACCGAAGAAATTCAAAGTATTGTTGCCACCTTGCAAAGTGGCGCTGAGCGAGCAGTGAAAGTAATGCAACAAGGCAGCAGCGCTGCACAGGGTAGTGTTGAGCAAGCAGCCAATGCTGGTGATGCAATTATGAAAATAACCCAAACCGTAGAGCAAATTCGCGGCCGAATTAGCCAAATCGCTAATGCTACCGAGGAACAAGCTTCTGTGGCCAGTGAAATTGGCGGCAACGTATCGGCAATTAGCCAGCAAACTCAACAAACCTTGCAACGTTGTCAGCATACTAGCGAAGCCAATCATTTGTTGGCTGAACAAAGCGGCAAGTTGCGGGCAATGGTAGAGCTGTTTGCTCGTTGA
- the trxC gene encoding thioredoxin TrxC, whose product MSESLIVICPSCQAGNRLPVARISEQAKCGKCKQALFSGQPIDVTENSFSKHLGGELPVVVDFWASWCGPCKSMAPAYQQAAQQFAHRAQFLKVNTEEQQALAQRYQIRSIPTLMVFKNGKLLSQQAGALPAQAMQQWLEQYI is encoded by the coding sequence ATGTCTGAATCACTGATTGTGATTTGTCCTAGCTGCCAAGCGGGCAATCGCTTACCGGTGGCTCGAATAAGCGAGCAAGCTAAATGTGGTAAATGTAAGCAGGCCTTGTTTAGCGGTCAGCCTATTGATGTCACCGAAAATAGCTTTAGTAAACACTTGGGCGGAGAGCTACCGGTTGTGGTAGATTTTTGGGCATCTTGGTGTGGCCCATGTAAAAGCATGGCGCCTGCTTACCAGCAAGCTGCTCAGCAATTTGCCCATAGGGCGCAGTTTCTAAAAGTGAATACCGAAGAACAACAAGCCTTGGCGCAGCGTTATCAAATTCGCTCAATTCCTACCTTAATGGTGTTTAAAAACGGCAAACTATTAAGCCAGCAGGCTGGTGCTTTACCTGCCCAAGCTATGCAACAGTGGCTTGAGCAATATATTTAG
- the recJ gene encoding single-stranded-DNA-specific exonuclease RecJ has protein sequence MLLRRRESLDTQALPAEWPELIKQVYVRRGVKSAADVERRAQALLPFQGLQGMDDAVNLLISNLQQRKKILIVGDFDADGATSTALLMAGLPQFGFRAVDFLVPNRFEYGYGLSPEIVELAAAKGAELIITVDNGISSINGVDKAQSLGIPVLITDHHLPGEQLPKAAAIVNPNLSACAFPSKNLAGVGVAFYLLMALRSKMRQQDLFAQQGLVEPNIASLLDLVALGTVADVVPLDSNNRILVHQGLQRIRAGACRPGIQALIEVSGRNKANMVASDLGFSIGPRLNAVGRLDDMSLGIHCLLSDDIHHARQLASEMDSLNSERKDIEASMQQEAQQSVSKLSLDSQSLPKVLCLYQADWHQGVVGLVASRIKEKYYRPVFAFADGDNGEVKGSGRSVAGVHLRDLLERIDTQNSGLISKFGGHAMAAGLSLSQARFAEFQLCLEKTAKDFIDEECLTHTLLSDGELAPEQLVLGFAESLREAGPWGQGFPEPLFDGEFELCAQRVVGEKHLKMSVKLPGMTQEIDAIAFNVDRSIWPNASLKQVQLVYKLDVNEFRGRRSVQLMVEHLAPL, from the coding sequence GTGTTATTACGCCGCCGAGAGAGTCTAGATACCCAAGCCCTGCCGGCCGAATGGCCCGAGCTGATCAAGCAAGTTTATGTGCGACGCGGAGTAAAATCTGCCGCCGATGTAGAGCGACGCGCTCAAGCTTTGTTGCCGTTTCAGGGCTTACAAGGCATGGATGATGCCGTAAATCTGTTGATTAGCAATTTGCAGCAGCGGAAAAAGATCCTCATTGTGGGCGACTTTGACGCCGATGGCGCAACCAGCACCGCGCTGCTTATGGCGGGCTTACCGCAATTTGGCTTTAGGGCTGTGGATTTTCTGGTGCCTAACCGTTTTGAATATGGTTATGGTTTAAGCCCAGAGATTGTAGAGCTAGCCGCAGCCAAAGGCGCCGAGCTAATCATTACCGTAGATAATGGCATCTCCAGCATTAATGGTGTTGATAAGGCGCAGTCTCTTGGTATTCCGGTATTAATTACCGATCACCACCTGCCTGGTGAGCAATTACCCAAAGCGGCGGCGATTGTTAATCCAAATCTGTCGGCCTGCGCTTTTCCTAGCAAAAACTTGGCTGGCGTTGGCGTAGCGTTTTACTTGCTTATGGCGCTGCGCAGCAAAATGCGCCAACAGGATTTATTTGCCCAACAAGGCTTGGTTGAACCCAATATTGCCAGCCTACTGGATTTAGTGGCTCTAGGCACCGTAGCCGACGTGGTGCCGCTAGATAGCAATAACCGCATCTTAGTGCATCAAGGCTTGCAACGGATTCGCGCTGGCGCTTGTAGGCCCGGCATTCAGGCGCTTATTGAAGTGTCTGGTCGCAATAAAGCCAATATGGTGGCCAGTGATTTGGGCTTTTCTATTGGTCCGCGCCTCAACGCGGTTGGCCGCTTAGACGACATGAGCCTAGGTATTCACTGTTTGCTCAGTGACGATATTCACCATGCCCGCCAACTGGCCAGCGAAATGGACAGTTTGAATAGCGAGCGCAAAGATATTGAAGCCAGCATGCAGCAAGAAGCTCAGCAAAGTGTCAGCAAATTGAGTTTAGATAGTCAAAGCCTGCCCAAAGTTCTGTGTTTGTATCAAGCCGATTGGCACCAAGGTGTTGTAGGGCTGGTGGCTTCGCGCATCAAAGAAAAATATTATCGTCCAGTGTTTGCTTTTGCAGATGGCGATAATGGCGAAGTAAAGGGCTCTGGTCGTTCGGTAGCTGGAGTGCATCTGCGCGATTTACTGGAACGTATCGATACCCAAAACTCCGGCTTAATCAGTAAATTTGGTGGTCACGCCATGGCTGCCGGTTTGTCCTTATCGCAGGCGCGCTTTGCAGAGTTTCAGCTCTGCTTAGAGAAAACAGCCAAAGACTTTATTGATGAAGAATGCCTTACTCATACGCTGCTTAGTGATGGAGAGTTAGCACCCGAACAATTGGTGCTGGGATTTGCCGAATCATTGCGCGAGGCTGGGCCGTGGGGGCAAGGTTTCCCAGAGCCCCTGTTTGATGGTGAGTTTGAGTTGTGTGCCCAACGAGTGGTTGGCGAAAAGCATTTAAAGATGAGTGTTAAACTGCCCGGTATGACCCAAGAAATTGATGCCATTGCCTTCAATGTCGACCGCAGCATTTGGCCAAACGCCAGTCTCAAACAAGTGCAGTTGGTGTATAAATTAGATGTTAATGAATTTAGAGGACGTCGTAGTGTTCAGTTGATGGTTGAACACTTGGCGCCTTTGTAA
- the dsbC gene encoding bifunctional protein-disulfide isomerase/oxidoreductase DsbC — MKLSKALLLSMSIFGLSLNSAWSAAASEPALDTNKTKQIIEARLGVAVDSLAETPLTDIYEVTTSQGMFYISQDGRYLLQGSLFDLVNRVNLTDASMAKVRIKQLASFENDMIEFKAKDEKYVVTVFTDTSCGYCRKLHNELYTYKEKNQHTQKVETLAGYTDLGITVRYLAFPRGGVDSPVFGEMQSVWCADDQAGAMSAAKNGGSVTKASCDNSVLKQYQLGEAFGVRGTPAMVLEDGTMLPGYRPPAALLEFLERS; from the coding sequence ATGAAATTATCCAAGGCCTTATTGTTGTCGATGAGTATATTCGGCCTGAGCCTAAATAGCGCTTGGAGTGCAGCAGCCAGTGAGCCTGCTTTAGATACAAATAAAACTAAACAGATAATAGAGGCTCGCTTAGGTGTAGCAGTGGATTCCCTCGCGGAAACTCCGCTGACAGATATTTACGAGGTTACTACTAGCCAAGGCATGTTTTACATAAGCCAAGATGGCCGCTACCTGTTACAAGGTAGCCTGTTTGATTTAGTGAACCGCGTGAACCTAACTGATGCCAGCATGGCTAAAGTACGCATCAAACAATTAGCTAGCTTTGAAAATGACATGATTGAGTTCAAAGCTAAAGATGAAAAATACGTAGTAACGGTATTTACCGATACTAGCTGTGGTTATTGCCGCAAGTTACACAACGAGTTATACACCTACAAAGAAAAAAACCAGCATACCCAAAAGGTTGAAACCCTTGCTGGTTATACCGATCTAGGTATTACCGTGCGCTATTTAGCCTTTCCTCGTGGTGGGGTAGATTCACCGGTTTTCGGTGAAATGCAAAGCGTATGGTGCGCCGACGATCAAGCCGGTGCAATGAGCGCAGCTAAAAACGGCGGCTCAGTCACTAAAGCCAGCTGCGATAACAGCGTACTTAAACAATACCAATTAGGCGAAGCCTTTGGAGTACGTGGCACACCAGCGATGGTGCTAGAAGATGGCACCATGTTACCAGGGTATCGCCCACCTGCAGCCTTGTTAGAGTTTTTAGAGCGCAGCTAG
- the xerD gene encoding site-specific tyrosine recombinase XerD → MPSKQAKPKASEIDNPHINRFIEQLWFEHSLAENTLNSYRNDLNQLASFLQQRKVAIEQAEALDLQGFIAYRFEQGQKPASAARQLSSLKRFYRFLIQEKSREDDPCALLVQPKLEKKLPGTLSEAEVEALLNEPQLDDPIQHRDLAMLEVLYATGLRVTELVSLQIEQVSLRQGLVRVVGKGGKERLVPLGEQAVDVLERYLKQARPMLLKQESDVLFPSSRGSQMTRQTFWHRIKRYASLAGINNHLSPHTLRHAFATHLLNHGADLRVVQMLLGHSDLSTTQIYTHVANERLRSVYQQHHPRA, encoded by the coding sequence ATGCCAAGTAAGCAAGCCAAACCCAAAGCCAGCGAAATAGACAATCCGCATATCAATCGCTTTATTGAACAGTTGTGGTTTGAGCATAGCCTTGCAGAAAATACCCTTAACTCCTATCGCAACGATTTAAACCAACTTGCTAGTTTTTTACAGCAGAGAAAGGTCGCCATTGAGCAAGCTGAGGCTTTAGATTTACAAGGCTTTATCGCCTATCGCTTCGAGCAAGGACAAAAGCCAGCCAGTGCCGCTAGGCAGCTTTCAAGCCTAAAACGTTTTTATCGCTTTTTGATTCAAGAAAAAAGCCGTGAAGACGATCCCTGTGCCTTGTTAGTCCAACCCAAATTAGAGAAAAAACTTCCAGGCACCTTAAGCGAGGCGGAAGTTGAAGCCTTGTTGAATGAACCTCAGCTCGACGACCCCATTCAACATCGTGACTTAGCCATGTTGGAGGTGCTTTATGCGACTGGTTTGCGCGTCACCGAGCTGGTGAGCTTGCAAATAGAGCAAGTAAGCTTGCGCCAAGGCCTAGTGAGGGTGGTGGGCAAAGGCGGTAAAGAGCGCTTAGTGCCTTTAGGGGAGCAAGCTGTAGACGTACTAGAGCGTTACTTGAAACAGGCGCGACCAATGTTATTAAAGCAAGAGAGTGATGTATTGTTTCCTAGCTCTCGTGGTAGCCAGATGACTCGGCAAACCTTTTGGCATCGAATTAAACGCTATGCCAGTTTGGCCGGGATCAACAACCATTTGTCGCCTCATACCTTGCGCCATGCTTTTGCAACACATTTACTCAACCACGGAGCAGACTTACGGGTGGTGCAAATGTTGTTGGGGCACAGCGATTTATCCACCACCCAAATATATACCCATGTGGCAAATGAGCGTTTACGTAGTGTTTATCAGCAACACCACCCGCGTGCTTAA